CACGATCGGCAACCGCGTACGGGACCGGATCCATTCCAGGTCGTCCCAGGTCAGCGGCAGGCGTTCGATGCGCGCGCCGTCCGGGATGTCGCCGGTGAGCACGCCCAGCGCGCGCAGATTGCCGAAGTCGACGTTCGCGGGGGTACGGAAGCCCGCGCGCCGGGTGCTGATGCGGCGGGCCGCGTAGCTGGCGTCGACCGTGACCACGAGCGCGGTCGCGCCGGCGTCCTCCGCCAGGGCGATCGTCGCGGCGACGTCGTCGCGGGACCGGTAGGCGTAGAGCTGGAACCAGCTGTCGCTGCCGACCGCGCCGGTCACCCGGGAGATGGCGTAGTGGCTGTCGGTGCTGACGATCGACACGGTGCCCGTCGACTCGGCGGCGCGGGCGGTCGCGATCTCGGCGTCCTCGTGGAGGAGGCGCTGCGGGCTCGTCGGGGCGAGCAGGACGGGCAGCGCGAGCCGCTGCCCGAGGACGGTCACCGAGGTGTCGGGCTTGACGCCCGTCCCGCCGAGGGCGCGGGGGCGCAGCCAGACCTGGTCGAAGGCCTCCGCGTTGGCACGGACCGTGAGCTGGGTGTCGGCGCCGCCCGCCACGTACGCCCAGGAAGCGGCGTCGAGAACGGACGCGGCGGCCTGCTCGTAATCGGTCAGGGTCAGCAGACCGGATAATTCCCTTGCCATGGATCCTCTTCCGTCGTCGGATGAATTTCCGTCAGGCGAACTGGTCGAATCCCATTTTGGCCACCATTCCGGTGACCACCAGGACCAGGACGACCCGGACGAATCCGGATCCCCTTTTCATTGCGGTGCGCGACCCGATCATCGCGCCGGCGATATTTCCCACGGCCATGCCCAGACCGAGGGCCCACAGGACGTTTCCCTGCCAGGCGAAGACCGCGAGGGCCCCCAGATTGGAGGAGGCGTTGATCACCTTCGCCATGGCCGCGCTTTCCAGGAACTGCGTCGCGAGGAGCGTGGTGAAGGAAATGATGAGGAAGGTACCGACGCCGGGCCCGAAAACCCCGTCGTAGAAACCGATGCCGACGCCCGCGATGAGAATGGCCGCATTACGGCGGCGCGGGGTCACGACGATGTCCGACTTCTGGACCCCGAAACTCGGCCGGAAGGCCACGAAGAGGGCCACCGTGATGAGGAGGCCCATGATGACGGGCCGGAAGTAGCTCGTCGGGACGCTCGACGCGGACAGCGCGCCGAGCGCGCCGAAGGGGACCGCGAGCCCGGCGGCCGGCAGCAGGACCGAACGGTCCAGCTTGGTGCGCCGCTGGTACATGTACGCGGCGGTCGCGGTGCCCATGACCGCCGCGATCTTATTCGTGCCCAGCGCCACCGCCGGCGCATACCCGGGAAAGGCCAGCAGGAGCACCGGGATGAGCAGCACCCCGCCACCGCCGACCACCGCGTCCACCCAGCCGGCCGCTGTCGCGGCGACGAGCAGGCCGAGCACTTCGTACAGTTCCACTCTTCCTCATTCACGTGACATGGCCCCGGCTCCCGGGGCCGGGTCCTGTCGCCGCCGGGTCAGACGACCCCGCGGATCTCCGTCATCGCCGGCAGCACCCGCGGGTGCCGCATCATGCGCTGGGCCCACAGCGGGGCGCTGCGCAGGGAGTAGAACCGGCGCAGCCAGCGGTCCTGGCCGTCGTAGCGGGGGGTGAACGCGGTGCGGCCGTGGACCACGACGTGGTTGTCCAGGACGACGAGGTCACCCGGAGCGAGCACCAGGTCGTGGCAGACCTGCTCCAGGGCCGAGGCCAGGGCCCGCAGCGCGGCCTGCGCCCGGGGGTGGTCGCCCGCGGTGTTGTGCGAGTTGAAGCGCATGAACGGGCGGCCGGCCGGGCCGAAGATCACCGGGTGAGGGCCGGCCGAGGGGCGGGGGCCCGGGATGTTCCGGGTGAACGAGGTCGGGTAGAGGCTGTGGAACTGCGGCTTCCGCAGCTCCGCCAGCTCGCCGTCCGTCAGCAACGGCAGCGCGTCGCGCACGGAGGAGACGCGGGTCGCGGCGATCTGCTCGTGGTCCTGGCGCAGGCAGAGCAGGCCCAGGTAGTCGGGCCGGAGCGGATGGTGCACGTTCTCGGTGTGGAAGTCGAAGGCGACCGATCCGCTGTTCTCGATCCGGCTCTCCTCGCCGCGCACGGGATGCACGTCGTGGAAGAGCGCGCCCGATTGCTCGTCCTGATATCCGGTCAGCGAGCCGAGGAGGTCCGCGACGAGGACGAGGGTTCCGTTGGTCGGGTGACCGTCGAGGACATGGGCCTCGTGTGCCTGCGGGGTCTTCGGCAGTTCTCCCACCGGAACTCCGCGCAGCAAGCAGTATCCGTTGGATTCCACGTCTGCGGCGAAATCCAGGACCATTCTTCGCATTCCTTCGGGGAGGTCCATGAGGAGCCCCGATACGACGATGGGTATCGAGTCCGATAAGCGTGCGGCGAGGGAGGACAACTCGCCTACTTTCTCCGCCTCCGACTCGCTCAATCGGTAGTCGTTCAGAGCCTGGATAACCATTCCCATGATTCCTCACCGATATCCGCGTGCTGGATTTAGCATTACGGTCGGAAACTTATCCTGCGCCGATTCTCTCCGTCAACAATCGGTTTCGGACAGTGACGACTTTGGTTAACGGGCCCGACATCGGTGAGGTATTGCACGGATAGCCGTGACACCATGCAAAGCGCGGCAAACCACCCCTCCGGGCCAGGGGTGCGCGTTCGGCCGCTCCCTCCCGTTCACCGACCTGAGCTGCCTCTATGGCTCCAGATGACCGGGAGATGAACGGCCCGTACGGCCCCGCCGGACATCCTCGGGACCGCGCCACAGAGATCACGAAGGGCTCCTGGGGGCCATTTCCCGCCACCCGAATCGACGGCGACAGCGGTGGTGACAGGTGTGAATGGGGTCACATCAGGCCGCGAGGAAGGCCGCCATCTCCCCGTACACCGCAGCCGTGTTGTCCAGGTGGGCGTCGTGACCGGCCCCCGGAACCACACCGATCCGGGTCCCCCGGTGCCTGGCTCGCATCCGGTCCGCCTCGTCCGGCTTCATCGTGCCGTTCTCACCCCGCACCACCAGCACCGGGCAGCGCACCCGGTCCCAGTCGTCCCAGAAGTGCCGCTGCGCGTTCTCCCGGACGGTGGCCACCATCACGTCCCGGTCGACGCGGGGGTGCAGACCGCCGGGGCCCGGCACGAGCCCCGCCGCCCACGCCCGGCCCGCCGGCCCGCCACCGAAGAACGCCTCGGCCGCCTCCGCGTCCGGGAACGGCACCGGCCACGCGTCGAGCCAGTCCCCTATCTCCTGCGGCAGTCGTGGACTCGGCCCCGCCGGACCCGCCTCGATCAGGACCAGCGCGCGGCACACCTCCGGGTGGGCCGCCGCCGTCAGCAGCGCGGTGAGGCCGCCCATCGACTGGCCGACCAGGACCGTGTCCTCCCCGGCCAGACCGAACCGGTGCGCGACGGCGAGGACATCGCGCACATGTGCCGCCCGCGTCACGTCCCCGGGGCGGCGGGTGCTCGCACCACTGCCCCGGGCGTCGAAGGCGACCACGCGGTGCGTGGCGGCGAACCGGGCCGCCAGCGCCTCCCACTCCCCGGAATGCCCGGCCAGGCCGTGCAGCAGGAGCAGGGGCGGGCCGTCGCCCCCGTGGTCGGTGCAGAAGAGCCGTACGGGACCGGCCGCGCCCGCCGCTTCACCGTCCTCGACCGTCACCGTCTTCGTGACCGCTCCCACCCGGCACCCCCCGTTTCGCCGTGATGCCGTACCGCCCGTCGGCCGGATCGTCCCCGACGCTAGCCTCGGAGAGAAGAGCGGACCACGGATATGCGGGCCCCCGGTACGAGGGCCCCGGATATGCGGGCGCCCTCAGGTATCCCGACGGCTGACAGGAAGCGATGGTGGCGGCGATGACGAAGGTTCCGGCAGCGGCAGTGGCGGCGAGCGGGCTCGTCGGGGGTTACGGCATCGCCCGGTGGACCAAGAAGCGTCCGCTCGGCGGCGTGGCGCTCGCCGCCGCCGGATCCGTCGCCGCGTACGAGTGGAACCGCCAGGCCGGGCCCCGAGCCGCCGCCGGGCTGACCGTCGCCTACGTCGCCGCCTTCGCCGGATCGCACCCGCTCGCCAAGAAGGTCGGCGCGTGGCCCGCCGTCTTCGCCGTCGCGGGCGGCGTGGCCGCCGCGTCCTGGGCCGTCACCCGGCGCGTCACCAACGACTGAGCCGCCCGCCGGCCCGCCGGCCGCCCGGCCGTGCAACGGCTCAGCCGCTCAACCCGCCCAGCCCCCCGGCCCCTCAGCCGGTCAGCCGGTCAGCCGGTCAGCCGGTCAGCCGGTCAGCGCGTGCGACACCGTGTAGATCGCCAGGCCCGCCAGCGCGCCGACCACCGTGCCGTTGATCCGGATGAACTGGAGGTCGCGGCCGATGTGCGCCTCGATCTTCTTCGAGGTCTGGTCCGCGTCCCAGCCCGCCACCGTCTCGCTGATCAGCGAGGTGATCTCCGCGCGGTACGTCGTCACGACGTACACCGCGGCGTCCTCCAGCCAGCCGTCCAGCTTGCCCTGGAGCCGTTCGTCGCTCGACAGTCGCGCACCCAGCGACATCAGCGAGGCGCGCGCCCGCAGGCGCAGTTCGCTGCGCTCGTCCTCCGCCGCCGAGAGGATCATCGTCCGTACGGAGGACCAGGCGGAGGCGATGACGTCCTGGACCTCGCCGCGGCCCAGGATCTCCGACTTCAGCCGCTCCACCCGGGCCCGGGTGTCGGCGTCGCTCTGGAGGTCGGACGCGAAGTCGGTCAGGAACGTGTCGATCGAGCCGCGCGCCGGGTGCTCCGGCATGTCCCGCATCTCCGTGACGAACCGCAGCAGTTCCTTGTAGACCCGCTCCCCCACCCGCTTGTCCACGAACCGCGGCGTCCAGCCGGGGGCTCCGCCCTGCACCGCGTTCATCACCGAGTCGCCGTGCTCCACCAGCCAGTCGTGCGCCCGTACGCAGACGAGGTCGACGACCTTGCGGTGGCCGCCGTCCGTGACGACCTTCTCCAGCATCTTGCCGAGGCCCGGACCGACCTCCACCGCGTCCGCGCGCCGGGTGATGGCCTCGCCGACCACCGCCTGCACATCGGAATCCCGAAGGACCGTCAGCGCCCCGCGCAGGGCGGTCGCCAGCTCGGCGGTGACCCGGTCGGCGTGGGCCGGCTCCGCGAGCCACACACCGAGCCTCCGACCGACCCCCAGAGCGTGAATTCGGTCACGAATGACGTCTCCGGAGAGAAAGTTCTCGCCAACGAAGGAACCGAGGGACTGTCCTAGCTGATCCTTCTTGGTGGGGATGATGGCTGTGTGCGGAATGGGCAGGCCGAGCGGGTGCCGGAAGAGCGCCGTCACGGCGAACCAGTCCGCCAGCGCACCCACCATCCCCGCCTCGGCAGCCGCCGCGACGTAGCCCGGCCAGCCCCCCACGCCTGAGTTCTTCGCCCAGGTGGCCAGGACGTAGACGAGCGCGACGAGCAGAAGGAGGCCGGTGGCCGTGAGTTTCATGCGCCGTACGCCGCGCTGTTTCTCCTCGTCGGCGGCGGTGTACGCGAACGAGGCCAGCGGGCCCGCGCCCGCCCTCGGCCCGCGTGTCCGCTCCGACGGCCCCTCTGCCGGCTCCGCCGGGTCCTGCGACTGCTGCAACTCCTGCACCGCGTCCTCGCCCTGTCCCTGCTCGCCGGATCCGGTCCGTTCCATCCGCTCCACCCGTCCGCGTGCGCCTCGCCCCCGTGACGTACGCATTGTCCCTACCTCCCCTACTCCCGGGCCGCACGTCGAGTTCCCGACGGCCTGTCGCATCATGGGACCAGCACGATCATCACAAGGAGAACCACCGCACATGCCCAGGCGCCAGGGGTATGCCCTGCTCATCGCCCTAGTGGCGGGCACAGCCGTGCTCGCCGCCGCCGTCGCCTTCGCTACGACGCTGCTCTCCGGCCCCCGGTCGGCACCGCTCCCGCCCTCCGAGACGCAGGCCGCGGCCCGTAACCCGGTCGACCCCGCCACCTCGGGCGGCAAGTGGGTCGCCACCTGGGCCGCCGCGCCCGTCGGCGCCGAACCGGGCACCGAGGACGGACTGCCCGGGCGCACCATCCGTAACGTCGTGCACACCAGCATCGGCGGAGAGGTCGCCCGCATCACCCTGTCGAACCTCTTCGGCACGGGCCCCCTGGTCATCGACCAGGCCACCGTCAACACCCGGCCGGTGACCTTCAAGGGCGACGCAGCCGTCACCGTCGCGGCGGGCGGACAGGTCATCAGCGACCCGGTCGTCGTGCCCGTGGCCCCCGACTCCGACCTCCAGGTCAGCTTCCGCACCCCGCGCGCGGGCGGACCGGTCACCTACCACCCCTACACGCACCAGACCTCGTACCTGATCAACGAACGCGGCACCTGGTCCACCACCAACTGGCGCTACCTGACCGCCGTGGACGTCCGCACCGTGAACGCGCGCGGCGCGATCGTCGCCATCGGGGACTCCCTGACCGCGGGCAGCGGCTCCACCACCGACGCCAACGCCCGCTGGACCGACGTCCTCGCCGACCGGCTGGGCGGCCGGTACGGGGTCGCCAACGCGGGCATCGCGGGCAACCGGGTCGTGGGCATCGGCCGCGGCACCGGGGGCCAGTCCGGCACCGACCGCTACGACCGCGACGTCCTGGCGGTCGCCGGGGCCCGGACGGTCGTCGTGGCGCTCGGCATCAACGACGTACAGCAGTACCCGCAGGAGGCCGACCCGCAGCGCATCGTGGACAGCCTGCGCGCCCTCACCGACCGGGCGCACGCCCGCGGACTGACGGTCGTCGGCGCGACGCTGACCCCGTTCGAGGGCTTCGCCACCTGGACGCCCCAGCGCAACGCCGTGCGCCAGGCGGTCAACGAGCAGATCCGGGCGGGCACGGTCTTCGACGCGTACGTGGACTTCGACGCGGCGGTACGCGACCCCGCCGCGCCGAACCGGCTCCTCTTCTCGTACGACTCCGGCGACCATCTGCACCTCAACGACGACGGGTACCGCGCACTCGGCGACCGGCTGGACCTCAAGGTCCTGGAGCGGGCGGGCGCCCCCCGGTCCGACGCGCTGTGAGCCGCTGAGGGGAGCCGGGAGGGAGGGCGAAGGGGCCCAAAGGGGCTGCGGGAAGGAGCCGATCCGCCGCATCCGGCGGAACCGGGGCAGGCCGGCCCCGGCCCCGCCCTCTCAGAGTTCCTTGCGGCCGCCGCCCGCCGCGCCGCCGTCCGGGCCCTCCAGCCCACGCCGGTGGCGCGCCTCCCGTTCCGCCTCCTTCGCCTCCTTCAGCCGGCGGCGCTCCGCCTTCGTCCGCTTGCG
The nucleotide sequence above comes from Streptomyces sp. NBC_01116. Encoded proteins:
- a CDS encoding alpha-hydroxy acid oxidase, producing the protein MARELSGLLTLTDYEQAAASVLDAASWAYVAGGADTQLTVRANAEAFDQVWLRPRALGGTGVKPDTSVTVLGQRLALPVLLAPTSPQRLLHEDAEIATARAAESTGTVSIVSTDSHYAISRVTGAVGSDSWFQLYAYRSRDDVAATIALAEDAGATALVVTVDASYAARRISTRRAGFRTPANVDFGNLRALGVLTGDIPDGARIERLPLTWDDLEWIRSRTRLPIVVKGILRAEDAERCVALGLDGVIVSNHGGRQLDGAVPSLFALEQVAAAVDGRGLVLMDGGIRSGVHVVKALAYGADAVCIGRPYLWGLGLAGQQGVEAVLDLLRGEIEDTLLQLGADSVADIGADFAVDARGTTSTAAR
- a CDS encoding sulfite exporter TauE/SafE family protein, giving the protein MELYEVLGLLVAATAAGWVDAVVGGGGVLLIPVLLLAFPGYAPAVALGTNKIAAVMGTATAAYMYQRRTKLDRSVLLPAAGLAVPFGALGALSASSVPTSYFRPVIMGLLITVALFVAFRPSFGVQKSDIVVTPRRRNAAILIAGVGIGFYDGVFGPGVGTFLIISFTTLLATQFLESAAMAKVINASSNLGALAVFAWQGNVLWALGLGMAVGNIAGAMIGSRTAMKRGSGFVRVVLVLVVTGMVAKMGFDQFA
- a CDS encoding TauD/TfdA family dioxygenase, which translates into the protein MVLDFAADVESNGYCLLRGVPVGELPKTPQAHEAHVLDGHPTNGTLVLVADLLGSLTGYQDEQSGALFHDVHPVRGEESRIENSGSVAFDFHTENVHHPLRPDYLGLLCLRQDHEQIAATRVSSVRDALPLLTDGELAELRKPQFHSLYPTSFTRNIPGPRPSAGPHPVIFGPAGRPFMRFNSHNTAGDHPRAQAALRALASALEQVCHDLVLAPGDLVVLDNHVVVHGRTAFTPRYDGQDRWLRRFYSLRSAPLWAQRMMRHPRVLPAMTEIRGVV
- a CDS encoding alpha/beta fold hydrolase; translation: MGAVTKTVTVEDGEAAGAAGPVRLFCTDHGGDGPPLLLLHGLAGHSGEWEALAARFAATHRVVAFDARGSGASTRRPGDVTRAAHVRDVLAVAHRFGLAGEDTVLVGQSMGGLTALLTAAAHPEVCRALVLIEAGPAGPSPRLPQEIGDWLDAWPVPFPDAEAAEAFFGGGPAGRAWAAGLVPGPGGLHPRVDRDVMVATVRENAQRHFWDDWDRVRCPVLVVRGENGTMKPDEADRMRARHRGTRIGVVPGAGHDAHLDNTAAVYGEMAAFLAA
- a CDS encoding DUF445 domain-containing protein, producing the protein MERTGSGEQGQGEDAVQELQQSQDPAEPAEGPSERTRGPRAGAGPLASFAYTAADEEKQRGVRRMKLTATGLLLLVALVYVLATWAKNSGVGGWPGYVAAAAEAGMVGALADWFAVTALFRHPLGLPIPHTAIIPTKKDQLGQSLGSFVGENFLSGDVIRDRIHALGVGRRLGVWLAEPAHADRVTAELATALRGALTVLRDSDVQAVVGEAITRRADAVEVGPGLGKMLEKVVTDGGHRKVVDLVCVRAHDWLVEHGDSVMNAVQGGAPGWTPRFVDKRVGERVYKELLRFVTEMRDMPEHPARGSIDTFLTDFASDLQSDADTRARVERLKSEILGRGEVQDVIASAWSSVRTMILSAAEDERSELRLRARASLMSLGARLSSDERLQGKLDGWLEDAAVYVVTTYRAEITSLISETVAGWDADQTSKKIEAHIGRDLQFIRINGTVVGALAGLAIYTVSHALTG
- a CDS encoding SGNH/GDSL hydrolase family protein, which produces MPRRQGYALLIALVAGTAVLAAAVAFATTLLSGPRSAPLPPSETQAAARNPVDPATSGGKWVATWAAAPVGAEPGTEDGLPGRTIRNVVHTSIGGEVARITLSNLFGTGPLVIDQATVNTRPVTFKGDAAVTVAAGGQVISDPVVVPVAPDSDLQVSFRTPRAGGPVTYHPYTHQTSYLINERGTWSTTNWRYLTAVDVRTVNARGAIVAIGDSLTAGSGSTTDANARWTDVLADRLGGRYGVANAGIAGNRVVGIGRGTGGQSGTDRYDRDVLAVAGARTVVVALGINDVQQYPQEADPQRIVDSLRALTDRAHARGLTVVGATLTPFEGFATWTPQRNAVRQAVNEQIRAGTVFDAYVDFDAAVRDPAAPNRLLFSYDSGDHLHLNDDGYRALGDRLDLKVLERAGAPRSDAL